Proteins encoded in a region of the Nicotiana tomentosiformis chromosome 9, ASM39032v3, whole genome shotgun sequence genome:
- the LOC104090564 gene encoding uncharacterized protein: MAEKKNTLESVREWVVEHKLRTVGCLWLSGITGSIAYNWSQPNMKTSVKIIHARLHAQALTLAALAGAAVVEYYDHKSGAKAERVAKFLQPPAPHTHKE, from the exons ATGGCAGAAAAGAAGAACACGTTGGAATCTGTGAGGGAATGGGTGGTGGAACACAAGCTCCGAACAGTTG GGTGCTTATGGCTGAGTGGAATAACGGGTTCAATTGCTTACAATTGGTCTCAACCCAACATGAAAACCAGCGTTAAGATTATTCATGCCAG GCTGCATGCACAAGCGCTGACTCTTGCTGCGTTAGCGGGCGCTGCAGTCGTCGAGTACTACGACCATAAATCAGGCGCCAAAGCAGAACGTGTTGCCAAGTTTCTCCAACCGCCAGCCCCTCACACGCACAAGGAGTGA
- the LOC104090563 gene encoding UDP-glucuronic acid decarboxylase 4-like isoform X2 — METERKKDMLSKKGLFFKYPMNYVFEEQRMVCLLIGIAISTAAFAVVNSVSSPSLLAGYKIGSDSISDVSVVSTSLIPRRITYEVVGEAYRNINAGGKVPLGLKNKKLRVLVTGGAGFVGSHLVDRLIEREDSVIVVDNFFTGRKENLLHHFRNPKFEMVRHDVVEPILLEVDQIYHLACPASPVHYKYNPVKTIKTNVMGTLNMLGLAKRVGARFLLTSTSEVYGDPLQHPQVETYWGNVNSIGVRSYYDEGSEQLRLWPWIINRGLNVEVRIARIFNTYGPRMCIDSIDDGRVESNFVAQVFVNSSFHI; from the exons ATGGAAACTGAACGTAAGAAGGACATGTTGAGCAAGAAAGGGTtattttttaaatacccaatgaATTACGTGTTTGAAGAGCAGCGAATGGTTTGTTTACTAATCGGAATCGCCATTTCAACTGCGGCTTTCGCTGTGGTTAATTCTGTTTCTTCTCCGTCGTTGTTGGCCGGGTACAAGATCGGTAGTGATTCGATTTCGGACGTTTCGGTTGTGTCAACTTCTTTGATTCCTCGTAGAATAACGTACGAGGTGGTCGGTGAAGCTTACCGCAACATTAATGCAG GTGGAAAGGTGCCATTAGGATTGAAGAACAAGAAGTTGAGAGTATTAGTAACAGGTGGAGCTGGTTTTGTTGGGAGCCATTTGGTGGATAGGTTGATAGAGAGAGAGGATAGTGTGATTGTGGTTGACAATTTCTTCACTGGTCGGAAAGAGAATTTGTTGCACCATTTCAGAAACCCTAAATTCGAGATGGTTAGACATGATGTGGTGGAGCCAATCTTGCTAGAAGTTGATCAGATTTATCATTTGGCTTGCCCTGCCTCTCCTGTTCATTACAAGTATAATCCTGTCAAGACCATCA AAACAAATGTGATGGGAACATTGAACATGTTGGGGCTGGCAAAAAGAGTAGGGGCACGATTTCTGCTCACTAGTACCAGTGAAGTGTATGGTGATCCTTTGCAGCATCCTCAAGTCGAAACTTATTGGGGCAATGTTAACTCTATTG GTGTCCGAAGTTATTATGACGAAGGAAGCGAACAGCTGAGACTTTGGCCATGGATTATCAATAGAGGACTTAACGTTGAG GTTAGAATTGCTAGGATATTCAACACATATGGACCACGTATGTGCATAGACAGCATAGATGATGGTCGGGTTGAGAGCAATTTCGTGGCCCAGGTTTTTGTTAATTCATCTTTTCATATATAG
- the LOC104090563 gene encoding UDP-glucuronic acid decarboxylase 4-like isoform X1, translated as METERKKDMLSKKGLFFKYPMNYVFEEQRMVCLLIGIAISTAAFAVVNSVSSPSLLAGYKIGSDSISDVSVVSTSLIPRRITYEVVGEAYRNINAGGKVPLGLKNKKLRVLVTGGAGFVGSHLVDRLIEREDSVIVVDNFFTGRKENLLHHFRNPKFEMVRHDVVEPILLEVDQIYHLACPASPVHYKYNPVKTIISNVMGTLNMLGLAKRVGARFLLTSTSEVYGDPLQHPQVETYWGNVNSIGVRSYYDEGSEQLRLWPWIINRGLNVEVRIARIFNTYGPRMCIDSIDDGRVESNFVAQVFVNSSFHI; from the exons ATGGAAACTGAACGTAAGAAGGACATGTTGAGCAAGAAAGGGTtattttttaaatacccaatgaATTACGTGTTTGAAGAGCAGCGAATGGTTTGTTTACTAATCGGAATCGCCATTTCAACTGCGGCTTTCGCTGTGGTTAATTCTGTTTCTTCTCCGTCGTTGTTGGCCGGGTACAAGATCGGTAGTGATTCGATTTCGGACGTTTCGGTTGTGTCAACTTCTTTGATTCCTCGTAGAATAACGTACGAGGTGGTCGGTGAAGCTTACCGCAACATTAATGCAG GTGGAAAGGTGCCATTAGGATTGAAGAACAAGAAGTTGAGAGTATTAGTAACAGGTGGAGCTGGTTTTGTTGGGAGCCATTTGGTGGATAGGTTGATAGAGAGAGAGGATAGTGTGATTGTGGTTGACAATTTCTTCACTGGTCGGAAAGAGAATTTGTTGCACCATTTCAGAAACCCTAAATTCGAGATGGTTAGACATGATGTGGTGGAGCCAATCTTGCTAGAAGTTGATCAGATTTATCATTTGGCTTGCCCTGCCTCTCCTGTTCATTACAAGTATAATCCTGTCAAGACCATCATATC AAATGTGATGGGAACATTGAACATGTTGGGGCTGGCAAAAAGAGTAGGGGCACGATTTCTGCTCACTAGTACCAGTGAAGTGTATGGTGATCCTTTGCAGCATCCTCAAGTCGAAACTTATTGGGGCAATGTTAACTCTATTG GTGTCCGAAGTTATTATGACGAAGGAAGCGAACAGCTGAGACTTTGGCCATGGATTATCAATAGAGGACTTAACGTTGAG GTTAGAATTGCTAGGATATTCAACACATATGGACCACGTATGTGCATAGACAGCATAGATGATGGTCGGGTTGAGAGCAATTTCGTGGCCCAGGTTTTTGTTAATTCATCTTTTCATATATAG